A window from Dermacentor albipictus isolate Rhodes 1998 colony chromosome 10, USDA_Dalb.pri_finalv2, whole genome shotgun sequence encodes these proteins:
- the LOC139051081 gene encoding uncharacterized protein, which translates to MKTVLCTLILLIAVAMACAGYYGGYGHGYGHGGYSHALTHHYDNQRAHYGYGGYGHGYGGYGGYGGHGYGHGFYG; encoded by the coding sequence CTGTGCACCCTCATCCTGCTGATTGCAGTTGCCATGGCGTGCGCTGGCTACTACGGCGGCTACGGCCACGGCTACGGCCACGGAGGCTACAGCCATGCTCTCACCCACCATTATGACAACCAGAGGGCACACTACGGCTACGGAGGATACGGACACGGCTATGGGGGATACGGCGGATACGGCGGTCACGGCTACGGTCACGGCTTCTACGGTTGA